From a region of the Spelaeicoccus albus genome:
- a CDS encoding exodeoxyribonuclease VII small subunit, with protein MSDTRPVAELKYEEARDELVGVVRQLEAGGISLEQSLALWERGEALADRCQQWLDGAKARLDKARAENSSNEAAGDDDSDALGEKHSAS; from the coding sequence ATGAGTGATACTCGCCCGGTCGCCGAGTTGAAGTACGAAGAGGCCCGCGACGAGCTCGTCGGCGTGGTCCGACAGCTTGAAGCCGGCGGCATCAGCCTGGAACAGTCGCTCGCCTTGTGGGAACGAGGCGAAGCTCTTGCAGATCGTTGCCAGCAGTGGCTCGACGGAGCTAAGGCCCGCCTCGACAAGGCACGTGCCGAGAATTCATCAAATGAGGCGGCCGGCGACGATGATTCCGACGCGCTCGGGGAAAAGCATTCCGCGAGCTAA
- the glpX gene encoding class II fructose-bisphosphatase: protein MELVRVTEAAAIAAGPWVGRGDKNSADGAAVAAMRNVISSVRMNGTVVIGEGEKDEAPMLFNGEHIGDGEGARCDVAVDPIDGTRLTALGMPNSISVMAVTEDGAMYDPSAVFYMEKLVAGPDAADVVDLRLPIGENIRRVAKAKGVDASGVTVVLLDRPRHAQITEEVRAAGARIRFITDGDVAGAIAAARPNTGIDLLLGIGGTPEGIIAACAVKAIGGVIQGRLWPQSDDEKQKASDAGLSLTDVLSTDDLVTGNNCYFVATGITDGDLLSGVRYTRDRVYTNSLVMRSRSGTVRTVTAEHRPEKTRAYVDAALRAAQRDKRLQS, encoded by the coding sequence ATGGAGTTGGTCCGCGTGACCGAGGCGGCGGCCATTGCGGCGGGCCCGTGGGTCGGACGCGGCGACAAGAATTCCGCGGACGGCGCGGCAGTGGCCGCCATGCGCAATGTCATCTCATCGGTTCGCATGAACGGAACCGTCGTCATCGGCGAGGGCGAGAAGGACGAAGCGCCCATGCTGTTCAACGGCGAGCACATCGGGGACGGCGAGGGCGCGCGCTGCGATGTCGCAGTCGACCCGATCGACGGCACCCGCCTCACGGCGCTCGGCATGCCCAACTCGATCTCCGTCATGGCAGTGACAGAGGACGGCGCCATGTACGATCCCTCCGCCGTGTTCTACATGGAAAAGCTCGTCGCCGGCCCCGATGCCGCGGACGTCGTCGACCTGCGCCTTCCGATCGGCGAGAACATCCGTCGTGTCGCCAAGGCCAAGGGCGTGGACGCTTCCGGCGTGACGGTGGTGCTGTTGGACCGTCCTCGCCATGCGCAGATCACCGAAGAGGTGCGAGCCGCCGGGGCGCGCATCCGCTTCATCACAGACGGCGACGTGGCCGGTGCGATTGCGGCGGCGCGGCCGAACACCGGCATCGACCTGCTCCTCGGAATCGGAGGCACCCCGGAAGGCATCATTGCGGCGTGTGCCGTCAAGGCCATCGGCGGCGTCATCCAGGGCCGGCTGTGGCCGCAGTCCGACGATGAGAAGCAAAAGGCCTCCGACGCAGGGCTGAGCCTGACCGATGTGCTCAGCACCGACGATCTCGTCACCGGTAACAACTGCTATTTCGTCGCCACCGGCATCACGGACGGCGATTTGCTCAGCGGCGTGCGCTACACCAGGGACAGGGTCTACACGAATTCGCTCGTCATGCGTTCGCGTTCGGGCACGGTGCGCACCGTCACGGCCGAGCACCGGCCGGAAAAGACGCGCGCTTACGTCGATGCGGCGTTGCGGGCCGCCCAGCGGGACAAGCGCCTGCAATCTTGA
- a CDS encoding carbonic anhydrase yields MTSTQIQPTPADAWARLAAGNKRFTAGTPDHPNQGADRREYLQDQQHPFAMLFGCSDSRVAAELIFDVGLGDMFVVRTAGQVADTGVMGTLEYGVDILDIPLLVVLGHDECGAVTAARDTILSGTSPGGFMSDLVARILPNVLTAQKDGVDPADINSMVAVHTKHTAELLPERSLSLRAAVDAGRLAIAGVTYSLRDGEAHVVTTIGNL; encoded by the coding sequence ATGACTTCGACTCAAATTCAGCCGACACCTGCCGATGCGTGGGCGCGCTTGGCCGCCGGAAACAAGCGTTTCACGGCGGGCACGCCGGACCATCCCAATCAAGGGGCCGACCGCCGCGAGTACCTGCAAGATCAGCAGCATCCGTTCGCGATGCTGTTCGGCTGTTCGGACTCGCGAGTGGCGGCCGAGTTGATCTTCGACGTCGGTCTCGGAGACATGTTCGTGGTGCGCACCGCCGGCCAGGTCGCCGACACCGGGGTGATGGGCACGCTGGAATACGGCGTCGACATCCTGGACATCCCGCTGCTCGTCGTGCTGGGCCACGACGAATGCGGCGCAGTCACCGCCGCCCGCGACACGATTCTCTCGGGCACCAGCCCCGGCGGATTCATGTCCGACCTCGTGGCGCGCATCCTGCCGAACGTGCTGACTGCGCAAAAGGACGGCGTCGACCCTGCCGACATCAATTCAATGGTCGCCGTTCATACCAAGCACACTGCCGAGTTGCTACCGGAACGCTCGTTGTCGCTCCGGGCGGCCGTGGACGCCGGAAGGCTCGCCATTGCCGGTGTGACGTACAGTCTGCGCGATGGGGAGGCTCACGTCGTCACCACCATCGGTAACCTGTGA
- a CDS encoding DUF4245 domain-containing protein: MSYRQSAPPQSGQPESPPKLTHRQQQARATTLQLVLALAACFVVLFGVLALVPHKDTGFTPPTIDVSARAKAAAPKADFPLAQAHMKGWKANAVSFKHTGDAGVPTWYVSYLGPDDGWLSVKQAAHAPSGWAADQYGKSVATGNRTVDGVKWKLRTTGSDGNQYMIGKVDGITYVLMGQADLPQFDTFAKDLLASVK, encoded by the coding sequence GTGAGTTATCGTCAATCCGCCCCGCCGCAGTCCGGTCAGCCGGAGTCGCCGCCGAAACTGACGCACCGGCAGCAGCAAGCGCGTGCCACGACCCTCCAACTGGTGCTGGCGCTTGCGGCCTGTTTCGTCGTGCTGTTTGGAGTGCTGGCCTTGGTTCCGCACAAGGACACCGGCTTCACGCCGCCCACCATTGACGTGTCCGCCAGGGCGAAGGCCGCTGCGCCGAAGGCGGACTTTCCGCTGGCACAGGCCCATATGAAGGGGTGGAAGGCGAATGCCGTCAGCTTCAAACATACGGGCGATGCAGGCGTGCCGACCTGGTACGTGAGCTATCTGGGGCCGGACGACGGATGGCTGAGCGTCAAGCAGGCCGCGCACGCGCCGTCCGGCTGGGCAGCCGATCAGTACGGCAAGTCGGTCGCGACGGGTAACCGTACCGTCGACGGCGTCAAATGGAAGCTGCGTACCACCGGCTCCGACGGCAATCAGTACATGATCGGAAAAGTCGACGGCATCACTTATGTGTTGATGGGCCAAGCGGACCTGCCGCAGTTCGATACCTTTGCGAAAGATCTGCTGGCCAGCGTGAAGTAG
- a CDS encoding ABC transporter ATP-binding protein, protein MIDQVVKRYPGQAKPAVEGITLQIPAGKIVMLVGPSGCGKTTTLKMINRLIEPSEGRIVLGGEDVTNMNGDELRRRIGYVIQAGGLFPHMTVATNIGMVPKMLGWDKQRIADRVDELLDLISLDPAVYRDRYPKELSGGQQQRVGVARALAANPPVLLMDEPFGAVDPITRQRLQDELIHIQSEVKKTIVFVTHDFDEAVKLGDWIVVFSEGAEIVQYDTPERILAEPASEFVESFIGSGAGLKQLTLARVDDVELHDCVRARPGDNAKDTLRLVEEARHEHVVVVDDRDRPRQWLTRRQLSRINVIEEHTDPKLPIVGNRATLNDALDTMLVSSAGAALVTGNRDKLLGVIDVETVMTAITAAREAAANASDEDSPIGINTGSIATVDEPAGQSGNETGSAEELR, encoded by the coding sequence ATGATCGACCAGGTGGTCAAGCGCTATCCAGGACAAGCGAAGCCGGCAGTCGAAGGCATCACCCTGCAGATCCCGGCCGGCAAGATCGTCATGCTCGTGGGCCCGTCGGGCTGCGGTAAGACGACGACGCTCAAGATGATCAACCGGCTCATCGAGCCGAGCGAAGGCCGCATCGTGCTGGGCGGCGAAGACGTGACGAACATGAACGGCGATGAATTGCGCCGGCGCATCGGCTACGTCATCCAGGCCGGCGGCCTCTTTCCGCACATGACTGTCGCGACGAACATCGGCATGGTGCCGAAGATGCTCGGCTGGGACAAACAGCGCATTGCCGACCGGGTCGATGAACTCCTCGACTTGATTTCACTCGACCCAGCCGTCTACCGCGACAGGTACCCGAAAGAACTCTCCGGCGGCCAGCAGCAGCGTGTCGGCGTGGCCCGGGCGCTTGCGGCAAATCCGCCGGTGCTGCTGATGGACGAGCCGTTCGGCGCCGTCGACCCGATCACGCGCCAACGGCTGCAGGACGAGCTGATCCACATCCAAAGCGAAGTGAAGAAGACAATCGTCTTCGTCACCCACGACTTCGACGAGGCAGTCAAGCTCGGCGATTGGATAGTCGTGTTCTCCGAAGGTGCCGAGATCGTGCAGTACGACACTCCCGAGCGCATTCTCGCCGAGCCGGCCAGCGAATTCGTCGAAAGCTTCATCGGCTCGGGTGCCGGCCTCAAGCAGCTCACCCTGGCCCGCGTGGACGACGTCGAATTGCATGATTGCGTGCGCGCCAGGCCCGGTGACAACGCCAAGGACACGCTGCGACTCGTCGAAGAAGCTCGGCACGAACACGTGGTGGTCGTCGATGACCGCGACAGACCGCGTCAGTGGCTGACCCGGCGCCAACTCAGCCGCATCAACGTCATCGAAGAGCACACCGACCCCAAACTCCCCATCGTGGGCAACCGGGCAACACTCAACGATGCGCTCGACACCATGCTGGTCTCCAGCGCCGGCGCCGCGCTCGTGACGGGCAATCGCGACAAGCTGCTCGGCGTCATCGACGTCGAAACCGTGATGACAGCCATCACCGCCGCACGCGAAGCCGCAGCCAACGCCTCCGACGAGGATTCGCCCATCGGCATCAACACCGGCTCGATCGCCACGGTCGACGAGCCCGCCGGCCAATCGGGCAATGAGACCGGCTCTGCCGAGGAGCTCCGGTGA
- a CDS encoding HNH endonuclease signature motif containing protein, whose protein sequence is MEFDEQQAQRILAGLRRRLEPRDSRPSERWDVPGLARGRSEGPDGESSLGDADIEAAIDAVNLGSGIVREVPGNALTDQAVVQLLSDVAVARRRLDAAYLKVVALVDQRDAARDSGVGAQTTAGLLKAIAGVAPGRAKADVADARALHGEGAVSESVLVPGKSAPAGPLADMSDLLAKGRVSLAHIDTAVRTLNKVPEHLLDAAMNPGNEDDERGVAAAKSVRENICEFFAEKAPSTSPENLRRLGKHLVEVLDPDTDDHYDPESFNRRSMTMSTDITGMVFGTYQLDPAAGAALRAVLDPLSAPHPVQHGDDGSVAVRDTRTPEQRRADALSELASAAAPFVPRCHPNPDCRRDEEGVWGAEPGTGNTRAEARQAADQLFGLEKAATGNGAAQSEAASKLHPGRRPARITVMTTVDKFTGRDRTPSHCFQTGDIAPGTLTRLACDASFERLVMDARGAVLDLGVPVRLASPAQKRAISGRDKGCVFPGCNRPPSWCDVHHVQWYSRGGPTDVGNLCLLCAQHHSLIHSESWKLRMIDGVPYAKPEPGTIKVTVAGAEPTVLDTYSAGGDWVRNSYFDRLKDTEELGRSITRSTAVAT, encoded by the coding sequence ATGGAATTCGATGAGCAGCAAGCACAGAGAATTCTGGCTGGTCTGCGCCGCCGCCTCGAACCGCGTGATTCCAGGCCGAGCGAACGCTGGGACGTTCCCGGCCTGGCCCGCGGGCGCTCCGAAGGTCCGGACGGTGAGTCATCCCTTGGCGATGCGGATATCGAGGCCGCCATCGATGCGGTCAATCTGGGTTCCGGAATTGTTCGCGAGGTACCCGGCAACGCCCTCACGGATCAGGCGGTCGTGCAGTTGCTGTCCGATGTCGCCGTTGCCAGGCGCCGGCTCGATGCTGCTTACTTGAAAGTCGTGGCGCTCGTCGATCAACGAGACGCGGCGCGTGACTCGGGTGTTGGAGCTCAGACGACGGCGGGCTTGCTCAAGGCAATCGCGGGCGTGGCGCCCGGGAGGGCCAAGGCGGACGTCGCGGATGCCCGAGCGCTTCATGGCGAAGGAGCCGTGAGTGAAAGCGTGCTGGTTCCGGGTAAGTCGGCGCCTGCCGGTCCACTGGCGGACATGAGCGATTTGCTTGCCAAGGGCCGCGTTTCGCTGGCGCATATCGACACGGCGGTTCGTACGTTGAACAAAGTTCCCGAGCATCTCCTCGACGCGGCGATGAACCCCGGAAACGAAGACGACGAGCGCGGAGTTGCCGCGGCGAAATCGGTGCGTGAGAATATCTGCGAATTTTTCGCCGAGAAGGCGCCGTCGACGTCGCCGGAGAATTTGCGAAGGCTCGGCAAGCACCTAGTTGAAGTGCTCGACCCGGACACTGACGACCATTACGATCCCGAATCGTTCAACCGGCGCTCGATGACCATGAGTACCGATATCACCGGAATGGTGTTCGGCACGTATCAGCTTGATCCCGCGGCCGGAGCGGCTTTGCGAGCCGTCTTGGATCCGCTGTCGGCGCCGCACCCTGTTCAGCACGGCGACGACGGTTCGGTAGCCGTGCGGGATACGCGGACACCGGAACAACGCCGCGCCGATGCGCTGTCCGAACTGGCTTCGGCTGCTGCGCCGTTTGTTCCGCGCTGCCACCCGAACCCCGACTGTCGCCGGGATGAAGAAGGCGTCTGGGGCGCCGAACCCGGCACCGGAAACACGCGTGCAGAGGCGCGACAGGCAGCCGATCAGCTGTTCGGGTTGGAAAAGGCGGCAACTGGTAACGGTGCCGCACAGTCCGAAGCGGCATCAAAGCTGCACCCGGGCCGTAGGCCGGCGAGGATCACCGTTATGACGACGGTGGACAAGTTCACGGGCCGCGACCGGACGCCGTCACATTGCTTTCAGACCGGAGACATCGCTCCCGGTACTCTCACGAGGCTCGCCTGCGACGCGTCGTTCGAACGCTTGGTGATGGATGCCCGCGGTGCGGTTTTGGATCTGGGAGTACCTGTGCGACTTGCCTCGCCGGCGCAAAAGCGGGCGATCAGTGGACGCGATAAAGGATGCGTCTTTCCCGGCTGCAACCGGCCGCCGTCGTGGTGTGATGTCCACCATGTGCAATGGTATTCGCGCGGCGGGCCGACCGACGTGGGTAATTTGTGTTTGCTCTGCGCTCAGCATCATTCGCTGATTCACTCGGAAAGCTGGAAGCTCAGAATGATCGATGGCGTTCCGTATGCAAAGCCCGAGCCCGGAACCATCAAGGTGACGGTAGCCGGTGCGGAGCCGACCGTGCTCGATACGTATTCGGCAGGCGGCGACTGGGTCAGGAATTCGTACTTCGACCGCTTGAAAGATACCGAAGAGCTAGGCAGATCGATCACCAGAAGCACAGCCGTGGCGACATAG
- a CDS encoding ABC transporter permease, giving the protein MWDFVTSRSGQIAFASWQHFSLVVQCVVLATIISVILAALVYRKASLIGLANSVSAIGLTIPSFALIGLLVAPIGFGVTPAVIVVTFFAALPILRNAVVGLANVDQSLVESARGIGMSRMRTFLRVELPVAWPVILAGVRVSAQMVMGIAAVAAYALGPGLGGFIFSGLSRLGGANSLNSVIIGVVGVIILAFILDLLLVGLGRLTISRGIRV; this is encoded by the coding sequence ATGTGGGATTTTGTGACGAGCCGCTCCGGGCAAATCGCATTTGCGTCCTGGCAGCATTTCAGTCTTGTGGTGCAGTGCGTCGTTTTGGCTACCATCATCTCCGTCATCCTTGCCGCGCTCGTCTACCGCAAGGCTTCGCTGATCGGGCTTGCCAACAGCGTGTCGGCCATCGGGCTGACGATTCCATCGTTCGCCTTGATCGGCCTTCTCGTGGCGCCGATCGGTTTCGGCGTGACTCCGGCGGTCATCGTCGTCACATTCTTTGCCGCGCTGCCGATTTTGCGCAACGCAGTGGTCGGCCTGGCAAACGTCGATCAATCGCTCGTCGAGTCGGCGCGCGGAATCGGCATGAGCCGGATGCGCACGTTCCTGCGCGTCGAGCTGCCGGTCGCGTGGCCGGTCATCCTGGCCGGTGTGCGCGTGTCGGCACAAATGGTGATGGGCATCGCGGCGGTCGCGGCCTATGCGCTCGGGCCGGGTCTCGGCGGCTTCATCTTTTCCGGCCTGTCCCGGCTCGGCGGCGCGAATTCGCTGAACTCGGTGATCATCGGAGTCGTCGGCGTGATCATTCTTGCGTTCATACTCGACCTGCTACTCGTCGGCCTTGGCCGCCTGACTATTTCGCGAGGTATCCGTGTCTAA
- a CDS encoding ABC transporter permease produces MSNTASVETKASSAGGAKSWRGLIIQPLAVAVIFALYLIWWFNADFSPTAWNTMNPSALWSDTLQHLFLTFVSAVIVLIIAIPLGILLTRGPLRFLTGPVLAIVNVGQAAPAVGIIVLLAFGMGFSKWAAIVALIIYALLPVLRNTMVGLDAVDARLVEAGRGMGMSAFSVLVRVELPLAIPIMLAGIRTALVLLVGTATLATFINGGGLGILITTGINLNLPGVLISGALLTALLALLIDWLGGVVEHIAKPKGL; encoded by the coding sequence GTGAGCAACACAGCAAGTGTCGAGACCAAAGCCTCGTCGGCCGGCGGAGCGAAATCCTGGCGCGGGCTGATCATTCAACCGCTCGCCGTGGCTGTCATCTTCGCCCTGTATCTCATTTGGTGGTTCAACGCCGATTTCAGCCCAACGGCGTGGAACACGATGAACCCGAGCGCACTCTGGTCCGACACGCTCCAGCACTTGTTCTTGACGTTCGTGTCCGCCGTCATCGTGCTGATCATCGCCATTCCGCTGGGCATCCTCTTGACGCGCGGCCCGCTGCGATTCCTGACCGGACCGGTGCTGGCAATCGTCAACGTCGGCCAGGCCGCGCCGGCCGTCGGCATCATCGTCCTGCTGGCGTTCGGAATGGGATTTTCCAAGTGGGCGGCGATCGTCGCGCTCATCATTTACGCGCTGCTGCCGGTACTGCGTAACACGATGGTCGGCCTCGACGCCGTCGATGCCCGTCTCGTCGAAGCCGGACGAGGCATGGGGATGAGCGCATTCTCCGTGCTGGTCCGTGTCGAACTGCCGCTGGCAATTCCGATCATGCTGGCCGGCATCCGCACGGCGCTCGTGTTGCTGGTGGGGACCGCTACTCTCGCCACCTTCATCAACGGCGGCGGACTCGGCATTCTCATCACCACCGGAATCAATTTGAATTTGCCCGGTGTACTCATTTCCGGTGCGTTGTTGACTGCGCTGCTCGCCCTGCTCATCGATTGGCTCGGCGGTGTCGTGGAACACATCGCCAAGCCGAAGGGACTCTGA
- the trpS gene encoding tryptophan--tRNA ligase — MTRSTFDVAVERSDALWGRIQKNPEGLRVLTGDRPTGPLHLGHYFGTLANRVRLQRAGVDVFLVIADYQVITDREDVSSIKQNVRELMLDYLAAGIDEKTATIFTHSAVPALNQLMLPFLSLMSAAELRRNPTVKAESEAVGGSLSGLLLTYPVHQAADILFCGGNVVPVGRDQLPHLETTRLIAHRFNERYGKVFAEPDALLSETPLLLGTDGGKMSKSAHNSIALGASEDETTALIRRAKTDSERVITYDPESRPEVSNLLLVAALCQGRDPAEIAEEIGDAGSGALKKLVTESVNEFLRPMRSRRADLAKNPDYLWSVLRAGNERANAIADTTLDDVRRHMGMSY; from the coding sequence ATGACCCGATCGACTTTCGACGTCGCAGTCGAACGAAGCGACGCGCTGTGGGGGCGCATCCAGAAGAACCCCGAGGGGCTGCGCGTACTCACCGGCGACAGGCCGACCGGCCCACTCCACCTGGGGCATTACTTCGGCACGCTGGCCAACCGCGTGCGCCTGCAACGCGCCGGAGTCGACGTGTTCCTGGTGATCGCCGACTATCAGGTCATCACCGACCGCGAGGATGTCAGCTCGATCAAGCAGAACGTCCGCGAGCTCATGCTCGACTATCTGGCGGCCGGAATCGACGAGAAGACCGCGACGATCTTCACGCACAGCGCAGTGCCGGCGCTCAACCAATTGATGCTGCCGTTCCTGTCGCTCATGTCGGCCGCCGAGCTACGGCGCAACCCGACGGTCAAGGCCGAATCCGAGGCCGTTGGCGGCTCGCTCAGCGGGCTGCTGCTCACATACCCGGTGCATCAAGCCGCCGACATCTTGTTCTGCGGGGGCAATGTCGTTCCCGTCGGACGCGACCAACTCCCGCACCTGGAAACCACCCGGCTGATCGCCCACCGGTTCAACGAACGGTACGGGAAGGTGTTCGCCGAACCCGACGCCTTGCTGTCCGAGACGCCCCTGCTGCTTGGCACCGACGGCGGCAAGATGAGCAAATCGGCACATAACTCGATTGCGCTGGGTGCAAGCGAAGACGAGACCACGGCGTTGATCCGCCGCGCCAAGACCGACAGCGAACGCGTCATCACGTACGACCCGGAGTCTCGCCCCGAGGTGTCGAACTTGTTGCTGGTGGCCGCCCTCTGCCAGGGGCGTGACCCCGCCGAGATCGCCGAAGAGATCGGGGACGCCGGATCGGGCGCCCTCAAGAAGCTGGTCACCGAAAGCGTGAACGAGTTCCTTCGGCCCATGCGCTCCCGTCGAGCCGATCTGGCCAAGAACCCGGACTATCTGTGGTCGGTGCTACGGGCGGGCAACGAACGCGCAAACGCCATCGCCGACACGACACTTGACGACGTCCGCCGGCACATGGGCATGTCGTACTAG
- a CDS encoding PQQ-dependent sugar dehydrogenase, with translation MTAGGGRPLTIASTASAVTAVSRAFAAIAAGFMAAVLVGCSGGAETTPTGSAAESGPADGPAAGSARTSALVGRITTPWDAAFLPGGKALVTLRDAARVVLVDVDGSVKRVPAGGHHGRVPNVVNGGEGGLLGIAVADSFERNHYVYMYRTTSTGNEVVRMTLQSGTLADPRIVLRGIESSTHHNGGGLGFGPDGKLYVSTGDAEQRSLSQKLGSMNGKILRINADGSVPDDNPFSSSPVYSLGHRNVEGFGWDGRGRVWASEFGENTWDELNLIRAGKNYGWPDVEGVGDDPKFVNPVMTWSTADASPSGVAVRSGGVYLAALRGERLWYVPFTGRGGNGESSAGESGAGESSAGESSAGESGAGNGESVGAAKAYFTGKFGRLRNVVVAPDKSMWLFTDNGEASKIIRVTNL, from the coding sequence ATGACTGCTGGAGGGGGACGGCCGCTGACGATTGCCTCCACGGCATCCGCCGTGACGGCAGTCTCCCGTGCCTTCGCCGCGATCGCCGCTGGGTTCATGGCTGCCGTGCTTGTCGGGTGCAGCGGGGGAGCGGAAACGACGCCGACCGGGAGCGCGGCCGAATCGGGGCCCGCGGACGGACCTGCAGCAGGCTCCGCGCGGACGTCAGCGCTCGTCGGTCGCATCACCACTCCATGGGATGCGGCGTTTTTACCCGGCGGCAAGGCACTTGTGACGTTGCGCGACGCCGCCCGGGTGGTCCTGGTCGACGTCGACGGCAGCGTGAAGCGCGTTCCGGCGGGCGGGCATCACGGCCGCGTGCCGAATGTCGTCAACGGCGGCGAAGGGGGACTGCTCGGCATCGCCGTGGCCGACTCGTTCGAGCGGAATCACTACGTGTACATGTACCGGACGACGTCGACGGGCAACGAAGTAGTACGGATGACGCTGCAGTCCGGCACGCTCGCCGATCCGCGGATAGTTCTTCGCGGCATCGAATCGTCGACGCATCATAACGGGGGCGGGCTCGGGTTCGGCCCCGACGGCAAGCTGTACGTCAGCACGGGTGACGCCGAACAGCGGAGTCTGTCGCAAAAGCTCGGATCGATGAACGGTAAGATCCTCCGCATCAACGCCGACGGATCGGTGCCGGATGACAACCCGTTCTCGTCATCCCCGGTCTATTCGCTGGGCCATCGCAACGTCGAGGGATTCGGATGGGACGGCCGCGGCCGAGTGTGGGCGAGTGAATTCGGCGAGAACACCTGGGATGAGCTCAATCTCATCCGAGCGGGCAAGAATTACGGATGGCCGGACGTCGAAGGGGTTGGCGACGATCCGAAGTTCGTCAACCCTGTGATGACGTGGTCGACCGCGGACGCTTCGCCCAGCGGCGTGGCAGTGCGGTCGGGCGGCGTGTACTTGGCGGCCCTGCGCGGCGAAAGGCTCTGGTACGTGCCGTTTACCGGCCGCGGTGGTAACGGGGAGAGCAGCGCCGGGGAGAGTGGTGCCGGGGAGAGCAGCGCCGGGGAGAGCAGCGCCGGGGAGAGTGGTGCCGGAAATGGCGAGTCCGTCGGTGCTGCGAAGGCGTACTTCACCGGCAAGTTCGGCCGACTGCGCAATGTGGTAGTCGCACCGGACAAGTCGATGTGGCTCTTCACCGACAACGGCGAGGCCAGCAAAATCATCCGCGTCACCAACCTCTGA
- a CDS encoding class II fumarate hydratase: MTESNVSGDYRIEHDTMGEVRVPANALYRAQTQRAVDNFPISGTGLERSHIEALARVKKAAAKANLELGILDRARADAIVAAAEEVIRGEHDDDFPIDIFQTGSGTSSNMNANEVLATLATRALAAAGSDDEVHPNDHVNMSQSSNDVFPTSVHVATTAAATSDLLPALDVLATSLERKADDYASVVKSGRTHLMDATPVTLGQEFSGYAAAIRYGIERVEAALPRVAEVPLGGTAVGTGINTPAGFSSRVIELLSEDTGLKLTEARNHFEAQGARDGLVEISGALRTIAVSLTKINNDLRWMGSGPNTGLGELALPDLQPGSSIMPGKVNPVIPEAVLMVAAQVIGNDATVAWAGASGSFELNVQIPIMARNVLESIRLLSNGTRVLAEKTIDDLQANVEQARKLAESSPSIVTPLNRVIGYEEAAKVAKHAVKDGLTVRESVIDLGYVSRGEVTEEQLDAALDVLSMTRPPHA, from the coding sequence ATGACCGAATCGAATGTATCCGGCGATTACCGTATTGAACACGACACGATGGGCGAGGTTCGCGTACCCGCCAACGCGCTCTATCGCGCGCAAACACAGCGTGCCGTCGACAACTTTCCGATCTCCGGCACGGGCCTCGAGCGCAGCCACATCGAAGCGCTGGCGCGGGTGAAGAAGGCGGCCGCCAAGGCTAATCTCGAACTCGGCATCCTGGACCGTGCACGGGCCGACGCAATAGTCGCCGCCGCCGAAGAGGTCATCCGCGGCGAGCACGACGACGATTTCCCGATCGACATCTTTCAGACCGGTTCGGGCACATCGTCCAATATGAACGCCAATGAGGTGCTCGCCACGCTTGCCACGCGTGCGCTTGCCGCGGCCGGGTCGGACGACGAGGTGCACCCGAACGACCACGTCAACATGTCGCAGTCGTCCAACGACGTGTTCCCGACGTCCGTGCACGTCGCGACGACGGCAGCTGCCACGAGCGATCTCCTCCCGGCGCTCGATGTGCTCGCGACATCGCTCGAGCGCAAAGCCGACGATTACGCGTCGGTGGTGAAATCCGGACGCACGCACCTCATGGATGCCACGCCCGTCACCTTGGGCCAGGAGTTCTCCGGATACGCCGCCGCCATCCGGTACGGTATCGAACGCGTCGAGGCAGCACTGCCGCGCGTGGCCGAGGTCCCGTTGGGCGGCACCGCCGTGGGCACCGGAATCAACACACCGGCCGGATTCTCCTCGCGCGTCATCGAACTCTTGTCCGAGGACACCGGGCTGAAGCTCACCGAAGCGCGCAATCATTTCGAGGCCCAGGGGGCTCGCGACGGTCTCGTGGAGATCTCGGGCGCCTTACGCACCATCGCCGTCAGCTTGACCAAGATCAACAACGACCTGCGGTGGATGGGCTCGGGACCCAACACCGGTCTGGGCGAGCTCGCCCTGCCCGATCTGCAGCCGGGCAGCTCGATCATGCCGGGCAAGGTCAATCCGGTCATCCCCGAGGCGGTGCTCATGGTGGCGGCCCAAGTGATCGGCAATGATGCGACGGTGGCGTGGGCCGGCGCCTCCGGTTCGTTCGAGCTCAACGTGCAGATTCCGATCATGGCGCGCAACGTGCTCGAGTCGATCCGATTGCTGTCCAACGGCACCCGCGTGCTCGCCGAGAAGACGATCGACGATTTGCAGGCGAACGTCGAGCAAGCGCGCAAGCTCGCCGAATCGTCGCCGTCCATCGTGACGCCGCTCAACCGCGTCATCGGTTACGAAGAGGCCGCCAAGGTCGCCAAGCATGCCGTCAAGGACGGTCTGACGGTGCGCGAATCGGTGATCGACCTCGGGTACGTCTCCCGCGGCGAAGTCACCGAGGAACAGCTCGACGCGGCCCTCGACGTGCTGTCGATGACCCGGCCGCCACACGCCTGA